Proteins encoded within one genomic window of Schaalia sp. HMT-172:
- a CDS encoding phosphoribosyltransferase, whose translation MGTTASPDASTAPDREVLTWQGFGDASRELTQQIIDSGWVPDLIVAIARGGLIPAGAIAYAMDVKAIGTMNVEFYSGIGETLDEPMLLPPLMDVSAMDGKRVLVVDDVADSGKTLKMVMDLIDEHGLSLDGSAAVRVEARSAVIYKKPVSIIEPDYVWAFTDKWINFPWSTLPVIKP comes from the coding sequence ATGGGTACCACCGCCAGCCCCGACGCCAGCACCGCTCCCGACCGCGAAGTCCTCACATGGCAGGGCTTCGGCGACGCATCTCGCGAGCTCACCCAGCAGATCATTGACTCCGGGTGGGTGCCGGACCTGATCGTCGCCATCGCGCGCGGCGGCCTCATCCCGGCCGGCGCCATCGCCTACGCGATGGACGTCAAGGCGATCGGCACCATGAACGTCGAGTTCTACTCCGGCATCGGTGAAACCCTCGACGAGCCCATGCTGCTTCCCCCGCTCATGGACGTCTCCGCGATGGACGGCAAGCGCGTCCTCGTCGTCGACGACGTCGCCGACTCCGGCAAGACCCTCAAGATGGTCATGGACCTCATCGACGAGCACGGCCTGTCCCTGGATGGCTCCGCCGCCGTGCGCGTCGAGGCGCGCAGCGCGGTCATCTACAAGAAGCCGGTGTCCATCATCGAGCCCGACTACGTGTGGGCCTTCACCGATAAGTGGATCAACTTCCCCTGGTCGACGCTGCCCGTCATCAAGCCGTGA
- a CDS encoding SprT-like domain-containing protein → MKREEARVLARSLMDAAGLADWRFRFDHAKRRAGACTHSTRTISLSGPLTDLYDATTIRGVILHEIAHALVGPAHGHDAAWKRAARALGAPDSARLSSSLPAPDAPWVGTCPRCGAKRRLYRAPRRVSSCGMCSRAFDPALILTWEHRGKAASPGRVYERELAALRR, encoded by the coding sequence ATGAAGCGGGAGGAGGCGCGCGTCCTCGCCCGCTCCCTCATGGACGCGGCGGGGTTGGCCGACTGGCGTTTCCGCTTCGACCACGCCAAGCGGCGGGCCGGGGCGTGCACGCACTCCACGCGCACGATCAGCCTGTCCGGACCGCTCACCGACCTGTACGACGCGACCACGATCCGGGGCGTCATCCTGCACGAGATCGCCCACGCCCTCGTCGGCCCCGCCCACGGGCACGACGCCGCGTGGAAGCGGGCAGCCCGAGCCCTCGGCGCGCCTGACTCCGCGCGATTGTCTTCCTCCCTCCCCGCCCCGGACGCGCCCTGGGTGGGCACGTGCCCGCGCTGCGGGGCCAAGCGTCGCCTCTACAGGGCGCCGCGGCGCGTCTCCTCGTGCGGGATGTGCTCGCGTGCTTTCGACCCCGCACTGATCCTCACGTGGGAGCACCGGGGGAAGGCGGCCTCGCCCGGTCGCGTCTACGAGCGCGAGCTCGCCGCGCTCCGCCGCTAG